One part of the Solanum dulcamara chromosome 8, daSolDulc1.2, whole genome shotgun sequence genome encodes these proteins:
- the LOC129900636 gene encoding EG45-like domain containing protein translates to MSKASSIWLPIFFLFAQLFHASQADLGTASQYKPPYTPTACFGSDPTQFPSSNYFAAAGEGIWDNGAACGRQYLISCINSVLPKACKAGETIQIKIVDRAKTLQSRPTKEGTTMVLSNAALSAVALPNTPSLNIDFRQV, encoded by the exons ATGTCAAAGGCTTCATCAATATGGCTACCAATATTCTTCTTATTTGCTCAACTCTTTCATGCTTCACAAGCTGACCTTGGAACTGCCAGCCAGTATAAGCCACCATACACAC CAACGGCATGTTTTGGGAGTGATCCAACACAATTTCCATCAAGCAACTACTTCGCAGCAGCAGGGGAAGGAATATGGGACAATGGAGCAGCATGTGGAAGACAATATTTGATCAGTTGCATTAACTCAGTGTTGCCCAAAGCTTGTAAAGCTGGAGAGACAATTCAGATCAAGATTGTTGACAGGGCAAAAACCTTACAATCTAGGCCAACTAAGGAAGGAACCACCATGGTTCTTTCTAATGCTGCTCTTTCTGCCGTTGCTCTTCCAAATACACCTTCTCTCAATATTGATTTCAGACA GGTGTAG